From a region of the Fischerella sp. JS2 genome:
- a CDS encoding NAD(P)/FAD-dependent oxidoreductase, with amino-acid sequence MLTETSLAGKESQYSHQNVLIVGGGPAGLATALMLAKRGWRNITVLEKRATADYYEPDKSFNYLIDGRGQKFTDLFGLTQQLATLSVPSTEFYLTVIKPNGSRKTSKVPVVDPKRKTAYWIPRRAFVNLLYQEIEKNWSNHITVLFNTQCVEINKITVDSEDAEKLEVFAQTNNSNQTKFEPDFLVGCDGINSIVRETLKKWDKSTSNRFEMKKFPSPSSGLRYKVLSFPPNFPLDHTDKEHAISTMAYGIRGALRGRKHSVSLGLLPLKNPDEPRSANIITYPDHQIWELQSGEEVYNFLEQAFPQLPINKILSLPEAERFAKSEGGYFPNPQYSCELYFLFKQQPDKGIVLLGDAIHCFPPDIGQGVNSALEDVYILNEALERSDDKLSDALPLYECWRLPDTKALIRLAQIAYPWQYNQAPVRKWLWSINFVCRLLLNRLLPYVFSPPAFFMIQNHQLSYQEIMVMAQHTTQKLYLLVLAVIFGFLSLPYFVYFKDIF; translated from the coding sequence ATGCTCACCGAAACGTCTTTGGCAGGAAAAGAAAGCCAATATTCTCACCAAAACGTACTGATTGTTGGGGGAGGACCAGCAGGACTTGCCACTGCGTTAATGTTAGCCAAACGTGGTTGGAGAAATATTACAGTTCTAGAAAAACGCGCTACTGCGGATTATTATGAACCCGATAAGTCATTCAATTACTTAATTGATGGTCGGGGTCAAAAATTTACTGACTTGTTTGGACTAACTCAGCAGTTAGCAACACTTAGTGTACCAAGTACAGAGTTTTATTTAACTGTCATTAAACCAAATGGTAGCCGCAAAACATCAAAAGTACCTGTTGTAGACCCAAAACGAAAAACTGCCTACTGGATACCACGCCGAGCATTTGTTAATTTACTCTATCAAGAAATAGAAAAGAATTGGTCAAACCACATCACTGTGTTATTTAACACGCAATGTGTAGAAATCAACAAAATAACTGTAGATAGTGAAGATGCAGAAAAGCTAGAAGTTTTTGCCCAGACAAACAATAGCAATCAAACTAAATTTGAACCTGATTTTCTTGTGGGTTGTGATGGAATAAACTCTATTGTGCGGGAGACCCTGAAAAAGTGGGATAAATCTACATCTAACAGATTTGAAATGAAGAAATTTCCCTCGCCTAGTTCAGGTTTGAGGTATAAAGTATTGAGTTTCCCGCCCAATTTTCCTCTTGATCACACTGATAAGGAACATGCTATCAGCACAATGGCCTATGGTATTCGTGGGGCACTTCGGGGTCGAAAGCATTCTGTATCTCTGGGTTTGTTACCTCTGAAAAATCCTGATGAGCCTCGTAGCGCCAATATCATTACATATCCAGACCATCAAATTTGGGAATTGCAAAGTGGTGAGGAAGTTTATAATTTTCTTGAGCAAGCTTTCCCGCAATTACCTATCAACAAAATCTTGTCGCTTCCAGAAGCAGAACGCTTTGCTAAAAGTGAAGGTGGGTACTTTCCCAATCCTCAGTACTCTTGTGAATTATACTTTTTGTTTAAACAACAACCAGACAAAGGCATAGTACTTTTAGGAGACGCTATCCATTGCTTTCCACCTGATATTGGACAAGGTGTAAATTCAGCATTAGAAGATGTTTATATCTTGAATGAGGCACTCGAAAGGAGTGATGATAAACTTTCAGATGCCTTACCTTTATATGAATGTTGGCGTTTACCGGATACCAAAGCACTGATACGTCTTGCTCAAATTGCTTATCCTTGGCAGTATAACCAAGCTCCTGTTCGCAAGTGGCTATGGAGTATTAATTTTGTTTGTCGGCTTCTACTTAATCGTTTGCTGCCATATGTATTTAGCCCGCCAGCCTTTTTTATGATTCAAAATCACCAGCTTTCCTATCAGGAAATCATGGTTATGGCTCAACATACCACCCAAAAATTATATTTACTTGTTTTAGCAGTTATTTTTGGATTTTTATCATTACCTTATTTTGTCTATTTTAAAGATATTTTTTAG
- the trpB gene encoding tryptophan synthase subunit beta — MTTTPIFPNSQTHQHPDPQGRFGRFGGKYVPETLMPALAELETAYEQYRNQPAFVAELQQLLRDYVGRVTPLYFAERLTAHYARPDGTGTQIYLKREDLNHTGAHKINNAIGQVLLAKRMGKKRIIAETGAGQHGVATATVCARFGLECVIYMGVHDMERQALNVFRMRLMGAEVRPVAAGTGTLKDATSEAIRDWVTNVETTHYILGSVAGPHPYPMMVRDFHTVIGQETRAQAMEKWGGLPDILIACVGGGSNAMGLFHEFVNEPSVRLIGVEAAGEGVDTDKHAATLTKGRVGVLHGAMSYLLQDNDGQVIEAHSISAGLDYPGVGPEHSYLKDSRRAEYYSVTDAEALAAFQRLSRLEGIIPALETAHAIAYLETLCPQLSGSPRIVINCSGRGDKDVQTVAKFLDQ, encoded by the coding sequence ATGACCACTACTCCCATTTTCCCTAATTCCCAAACTCATCAACACCCTGATCCCCAAGGACGCTTTGGTCGCTTCGGTGGTAAATACGTTCCGGAAACACTCATGCCAGCGCTGGCAGAATTAGAAACAGCATACGAACAATATCGCAATCAACCTGCTTTTGTTGCTGAATTACAACAGTTACTCCGCGACTACGTAGGGCGTGTCACTCCTTTGTATTTTGCCGAACGCCTCACCGCCCACTATGCCCGACCAGATGGTACAGGTACGCAAATTTACTTAAAGCGTGAAGATTTAAATCATACAGGCGCTCACAAAATTAATAATGCGATCGGTCAGGTGTTGTTGGCAAAACGCATGGGCAAAAAGCGGATTATCGCCGAAACTGGTGCTGGACAACACGGTGTAGCAACAGCGACAGTATGCGCTCGATTTGGTTTGGAATGTGTAATTTACATGGGCGTTCACGATATGGAACGTCAAGCTTTGAATGTGTTTAGAATGCGGCTGATGGGGGCAGAAGTACGTCCAGTAGCGGCGGGAACAGGTACACTCAAGGATGCCACTTCGGAAGCAATTCGGGATTGGGTAACAAATGTAGAAACAACTCACTATATTTTGGGTTCGGTGGCTGGGCCCCATCCTTACCCAATGATGGTACGGGATTTTCATACAGTGATTGGGCAAGAAACCCGCGCTCAAGCAATGGAAAAATGGGGAGGCTTACCTGATATTCTTATAGCTTGTGTCGGTGGTGGTTCTAATGCGATGGGACTTTTTCACGAGTTTGTGAATGAACCATCTGTGCGGTTAATTGGGGTGGAAGCTGCTGGCGAAGGTGTAGATACAGACAAACACGCCGCTACCTTGACAAAAGGACGAGTTGGTGTATTGCACGGGGCAATGAGTTATCTGCTACAAGATAACGATGGACAGGTGATTGAAGCCCATTCGATTAGTGCTGGTTTAGACTATCCAGGTGTTGGGCCAGAACATAGTTATTTAAAAGATTCTAGACGTGCTGAGTATTACAGTGTCACCGATGCGGAAGCTTTAGCAGCATTCCAGAGACTTTCGCGCTTAGAGGGAATTATACCTGCACTAGAAACCGCCCATGCGATCGCCTATCTCGAAACTCTGTGTCCCCAACTTAGCGGTAGCCCCCGAATTGTGATTAACTGTTCTGGACGTGGCGACAAAGATGTGCAGACAGTAGCAAAGTTCCTCGATCAGTGA
- a CDS encoding translation initiation factor has protein sequence MASPKDKLSSDRFVYREFGDNNSPALERPTQELPPEKQNLRVQATRAGRKGKTVTVISGFQTKPETLQALVKQLKTQCGTGGTVKDNEIEIQGEHKQKILEILTKLGYKAKISGG, from the coding sequence ATGGCTTCCCCAAAGGATAAATTATCTAGCGATCGCTTTGTCTACCGTGAATTTGGTGACAACAATTCCCCAGCATTAGAAAGACCAACTCAAGAACTACCACCAGAAAAACAAAATCTGCGGGTACAAGCAACTCGCGCTGGGCGCAAAGGGAAGACTGTCACTGTAATTAGCGGTTTTCAAACCAAACCAGAAACCTTACAAGCATTAGTAAAACAATTGAAAACTCAGTGCGGTACAGGTGGCACAGTTAAAGATAACGAAATTGAAATTCAAGGCGAACACAAGCAGAAAATTCTGGAAATTTTGACCAAGCTGGGGTATAAAGCCAAAATCAGTGGTGGTTGA
- a CDS encoding SDR family oxidoreductase: MTSEGVSTEERVLVAGATGGVGQLVVGKLLEKGFKVRVLTRNTAKAQKMFDDKVEIAVGDIREEATLPAAMMDVSYIICCTGTTAFPSAKWDFEETPNLVTWIKLFFNPSDAKAKAKNSPEKVDAQGVTNLVQAAPSGLKRFVYISSCGVLHKDKFPYSILNAFGVLDAKQKGEEAIINSGLPYTIIRPGRLIDGPYTSYDLNTLLKAKTEGKLGVVLGTGDKLTGQTSRIDVATACVECITNSHCERKIFEIVNTGPRPSVIDWDGLFSKLD, translated from the coding sequence ATGACTTCTGAGGGAGTATCTACTGAAGAAAGAGTACTTGTTGCTGGCGCGACTGGTGGCGTGGGGCAATTGGTAGTAGGCAAGTTGTTGGAAAAGGGTTTTAAAGTTCGCGTCCTGACACGCAACACTGCCAAAGCCCAAAAGATGTTTGATGACAAAGTAGAAATTGCTGTTGGTGATATACGCGAGGAGGCTACACTCCCAGCAGCGATGATGGATGTAAGTTACATCATATGTTGTACTGGCACTACTGCTTTCCCTTCTGCTAAATGGGATTTTGAAGAAACACCTAACTTGGTTACATGGATAAAGCTATTTTTTAATCCCTCAGATGCCAAAGCCAAAGCAAAAAATAGCCCTGAAAAAGTTGATGCCCAAGGTGTCACCAATTTAGTACAAGCAGCGCCCTCTGGGTTGAAGCGATTTGTTTACATATCTTCGTGCGGAGTTCTACACAAAGATAAGTTTCCTTATAGTATTCTCAATGCCTTTGGTGTACTTGATGCCAAACAAAAGGGTGAAGAAGCGATCATTAATTCCGGCTTGCCTTACACTATTATCCGCCCAGGTCGCCTGATTGACGGCCCTTATACTTCATACGACCTCAACACTTTGTTGAAAGCCAAAACAGAAGGTAAGCTTGGCGTAGTATTAGGAACAGGTGACAAACTCACTGGTCAGACTAGCCGCATCGATGTTGCCACAGCCTGCGTAGAATGTATCACCAATTCTCATTGTGAAAGAAAAATTTTTGAGATAGTCAACACTGGGCCGCGACCTTCTGTAATTGATTGGGACGGGCTTTTCTCCAAGTTAGATTGA
- a CDS encoding (2Fe-2S) ferredoxin domain-containing protein has protein sequence MGKFHESETTAFCLEARFLDFVIKDGYKLKGLILATPEGECYVKLAKHLRVAFDWHLPRGTWLQVVGEKKYDRKTGEVKLKAERILAARIDTVTQRQDAEKDVENFSVYSPKETKPKAVKSTILVCQKSDCMKRGGKEVCQAIQAAMSDRGLEDQVTIKGTGCMKNCKAGPNVVMPDKTRYSGIKPTQVPTLMDKHFAAKHQDSEMTIAIAKSTNI, from the coding sequence ATGGGTAAATTCCACGAGAGTGAAACAACAGCATTTTGTCTGGAGGCCAGATTTCTCGATTTTGTCATTAAAGATGGTTATAAACTCAAAGGGCTAATACTCGCGACTCCAGAAGGTGAATGTTATGTCAAACTAGCTAAACATTTACGAGTAGCTTTTGATTGGCACTTGCCACGTGGTACTTGGTTGCAAGTTGTGGGTGAGAAAAAATACGATCGCAAAACTGGTGAAGTTAAGCTGAAAGCTGAACGAATTTTGGCAGCCAGAATAGACACGGTGACGCAAAGACAAGATGCGGAGAAAGATGTGGAGAATTTCTCTGTGTATTCCCCTAAGGAAACCAAGCCAAAAGCAGTGAAATCAACTATTTTGGTATGTCAAAAATCTGATTGCATGAAACGTGGTGGCAAAGAGGTGTGCCAAGCTATACAAGCAGCTATGAGCGATCGCGGTTTAGAAGATCAAGTAACTATTAAAGGTACTGGCTGTATGAAGAATTGTAAAGCAGGGCCTAATGTAGTTATGCCCGATAAAACCCGCTATAGTGGCATCAAACCCACACAAGTACCCACGCTTATGGATAAGCATTTTGCTGCCAAACATCAAGACAGTGAAATGACAATAGCGATCGCTAAAAGTACCAATATTTAA
- a CDS encoding Asr1405/Asl0597 family protein, translating into MKSFSSELEAKYVVEVNWSDRWQVYQRLRELDIPCWCETNQPLTVQIDNAYTAIQLWSVMRQFTASRQVLIWALEVCW; encoded by the coding sequence TTGAAGTCTTTCAGTTCAGAACTAGAAGCAAAATACGTTGTAGAAGTGAATTGGTCAGACCGTTGGCAGGTCTATCAACGTTTGCGGGAATTAGATATTCCTTGCTGGTGTGAGACTAACCAACCATTGACAGTTCAAATTGACAATGCTTACACAGCTATTCAACTTTGGAGTGTCATGCGGCAATTCACGGCATCTCGGCAAGTATTGATTTGGGCTTTAGAAGTGTGTTGGTAA
- a CDS encoding DUF2949 domain-containing protein yields the protein MEPGRLAQFLNFLQEDLAIPTTDLQLALRHPEQTPNLLPIILWQYGLITLNQLDCIFDWLQGNV from the coding sequence ATGGAACCAGGGAGACTTGCACAATTTCTTAATTTTCTGCAAGAAGATTTAGCAATTCCTACCACTGATCTTCAGTTAGCATTACGGCATCCTGAACAGACCCCAAATTTATTACCAATAATTTTGTGGCAATACGGACTAATAACATTGAACCAGCTGGATTGTATTTTTGACTGGTTACAGGGGAATGTTTGA
- a CDS encoding peroxiredoxin has product MTSRRHFLTILFASCFAFICWLNFAPAANALGGKLPTINQPAPEFTLPTNLGEGKLSLSDYRGQWVVLYFYPKDFTPGCTIEARRFQQDLPKYLEKNAQVIGISADDVNSHAEFCDSQGLKFPLLADTTGAVSKAYGSWMSFVSVRHTFIIDPQGILRETFVKVNPAIHSQEVLARLEKLQQATS; this is encoded by the coding sequence ATGACTTCTCGCCGCCATTTTTTAACGATATTATTCGCTAGTTGTTTTGCATTCATCTGTTGGTTAAATTTTGCCCCAGCAGCTAACGCCTTAGGTGGCAAACTTCCCACTATTAACCAACCTGCACCAGAGTTTACTTTACCAACTAACTTGGGCGAAGGTAAACTTTCTCTGTCTGATTATCGTGGTCAGTGGGTAGTTCTTTACTTCTATCCCAAAGACTTCACCCCTGGTTGTACCATAGAGGCTCGTCGGTTTCAACAAGACTTACCTAAATACCTCGAAAAAAATGCACAAGTAATTGGTATTAGTGCTGACGATGTAAATTCTCACGCGGAATTTTGTGATTCACAAGGACTAAAATTTCCTCTGTTGGCAGATACAACAGGCGCAGTCAGCAAAGCTTATGGTTCTTGGATGAGTTTTGTTTCTGTACGCCATACATTTATTATCGATCCCCAAGGCATTCTGCGAGAGACTTTTGTCAAAGTTAATCCAGCTATTCACAGCCAAGAAGTATTAGCCCGGCTAGAGAAATTGCAACAAGCTACCTCATAG
- the sipA gene encoding regulatory protein SipA produces the protein MSKEFSIGSKVRVIALPPYVKTADPMPMLRPPDVIHIGEEGVVLDRRPAGYWGVRFAKGAFLMESQYIESVETTQAENSNE, from the coding sequence ATGTCCAAAGAATTTAGCATCGGTAGTAAAGTCCGCGTCATTGCCTTACCCCCCTACGTCAAAACTGCTGATCCCATGCCTATGCTGCGTCCGCCCGACGTGATTCATATTGGCGAAGAAGGCGTAGTACTGGATCGCCGTCCTGCTGGATACTGGGGCGTCCGTTTTGCTAAAGGGGCTTTTCTGATGGAAAGCCAATATATCGAAAGTGTAGAAACAACCCAAGCTGAGAATAGCAACGAGTAA
- the fmt gene encoding methionyl-tRNA formyltransferase, with translation MKVVFFGTPQFAVPTLEKLLNHPEFEVLAVVSQPDKRRGRGNQLTPSPIKTVATTHNLPVWQPQRVKKDTETLSLLQEVGADVFVVIAYGQILSQEILDMPKLGCVNVHGSILPKYRGAAPIQWCLYNGEKQTGITTMLMDAGMDTGAMLLKATTPINLLDNAQDLAEKLATIGADLLVETLIGLERREIKPIPQDNSEATYAPLIKKEDYQLDWSKSAIQLHNQIRGFYPNCITSFRNQPIKITATAPLDSTYLHELPSEIQEYFQKESNWSTVSGRPGEVVSIAKGIGAIAQTGDGLLILREVQLAGKRPQSGWDFVNGMRLTVAEVFENINE, from the coding sequence ATGAAAGTTGTATTTTTTGGTACTCCTCAATTTGCAGTTCCTACTCTGGAAAAATTGTTGAATCATCCAGAATTTGAAGTATTGGCAGTTGTTTCCCAGCCAGATAAGCGTCGAGGAAGAGGAAATCAATTAACACCTTCGCCTATAAAAACTGTTGCGACCACTCATAATTTGCCTGTATGGCAACCACAACGAGTCAAAAAAGATACTGAAACGCTCTCTTTGCTTCAGGAGGTAGGTGCAGATGTATTTGTGGTGATTGCTTATGGGCAAATTCTCTCTCAAGAAATTTTGGATATGCCCAAATTAGGTTGTGTGAATGTACATGGCTCGATTTTACCTAAGTACCGGGGTGCAGCTCCAATTCAGTGGTGTTTGTATAACGGGGAAAAACAAACAGGTATCACAACTATGTTGATGGATGCGGGTATGGATACTGGCGCAATGCTATTGAAAGCAACTACACCAATAAACTTATTAGATAATGCTCAAGATTTGGCAGAAAAATTAGCGACAATAGGCGCGGATTTATTAGTAGAAACTTTGATCGGTTTAGAACGTAGGGAAATTAAGCCAATTCCTCAGGATAATTCTGAAGCTACTTATGCACCTTTGATTAAAAAGGAAGATTACCAATTGGATTGGTCAAAAAGCGCCATACAACTACACAATCAAATTAGAGGTTTTTACCCCAACTGTATTACTAGCTTTCGCAACCAACCAATAAAAATTACTGCAACCGCTCCCCTTGACTCTACTTATTTGCACGAACTACCATCGGAAATTCAGGAATATTTTCAAAAAGAATCTAACTGGTCAACGGTGTCAGGTAGACCTGGGGAAGTAGTAAGTATTGCCAAGGGAATAGGAGCGATCGCACAGACAGGAGATGGTTTGTTAATTTTACGAGAAGTCCAGCTAGCTGGGAAACGTCCCCAGTCAGGATGGGATTTTGTTAATGGGATGCGTTTAACAGTAGCAGAAGTATTTGAAAATATTAATGAATAA
- a CDS encoding DUF6464 family protein yields MEPDTLPTEVILTHPRQSLGSVKLDWTPQPGNYLELEGKTYAVLERRHRYQLKSGRYRLHKIALYVQSAKRPEEKSWLDGRWIIGNPSCRYNARSEIIRCAVNPEGPCESCRYYKKDEG; encoded by the coding sequence ATGGAGCCAGATACTTTACCAACCGAGGTAATTCTGACACATCCGCGTCAGTCCCTCGGTAGTGTGAAACTTGATTGGACACCGCAACCAGGAAATTATCTTGAGCTAGAAGGAAAAACCTATGCTGTTTTAGAACGTCGTCACCGTTATCAGCTAAAGTCGGGGCGCTACCGTTTACATAAAATAGCTTTGTATGTACAATCTGCCAAACGTCCAGAAGAAAAAAGCTGGTTAGATGGACGTTGGATCATCGGTAATCCCAGCTGTCGCTACAATGCTCGTTCAGAAATTATTCGCTGTGCAGTTAATCCAGAAGGTCCATGCGAATCTTGCCGTTACTATAAAAAGGATGAAGGATGA
- a CDS encoding LuxR C-terminal-related transcriptional regulator, whose product MITLANISLHLKDNFKCHYWQQADFLKEVIESLQDGLLIISETGELIYANASAHHIFNQLSQDKYHQHKLPQAIWQICELLLVSHNLFPDKLFILSDEISLDKLKLFRVRVKLLNLTKFKHYCFLVTIENRYESIRNLVNAEVTQYNLTQREADIWSLYRANYSYKEIAEHLYISINTVKKHMKNIHAKRQIFLESQFPTAGV is encoded by the coding sequence ATGATTACTCTCGCAAACATATCACTCCATCTAAAAGATAATTTTAAATGTCATTACTGGCAGCAAGCTGATTTTTTAAAAGAAGTTATAGAAAGCTTACAAGATGGTTTACTAATTATAAGTGAAACAGGTGAACTTATTTACGCTAATGCATCGGCACATCATATTTTTAATCAACTTAGTCAAGATAAATATCATCAGCACAAATTACCACAAGCTATTTGGCAAATTTGTGAGTTATTACTTGTAAGTCATAATCTTTTTCCTGATAAATTATTCATCTTATCTGATGAAATTTCACTTGATAAGTTAAAATTATTTCGAGTTCGTGTAAAATTACTTAATTTAACAAAATTCAAACATTATTGCTTTTTAGTTACCATCGAGAATCGATACGAATCAATTAGAAACCTAGTTAATGCAGAAGTTACACAATATAATCTCACACAACGAGAAGCTGATATTTGGAGTCTGTATAGAGCTAATTATAGTTATAAAGAAATTGCAGAGCATCTTTACATAAGTATCAATACTGTGAAAAAACATATGAAGAATATTCATGCCAAGCGACAAATATTCTTAGAAAGTCAGTTTCCTACAGCTGGGGTGTAG
- a CDS encoding DUF4168 domain-containing protein produces the protein MNRLSQPFCRSNATRMLSKITFFRFLTIASFVSSILVFSSTANAQSPQLNNTDIVNYSRVLLRIEPERQQAFDKIKKIIGDREIPKIVCNEPNSFKSLPSEARDVAVNYCNRSQQIVESNGLSIDKFNNITLQLQNNEDLKRQIYNTLIRLQKVPNNQ, from the coding sequence ATGAACAGATTGTCTCAACCATTCTGCCGCTCTAACGCGACTAGAATGCTTTCTAAAATAACGTTTTTTCGCTTTTTGACTATAGCTAGCTTTGTCTCTAGTATTTTAGTCTTTAGCTCAACAGCTAATGCTCAAAGTCCTCAACTCAACAATACAGACATAGTGAACTATTCTCGAGTTTTATTACGAATTGAGCCAGAGCGACAGCAAGCATTTGACAAAATCAAGAAAATTATTGGAGATAGAGAAATTCCTAAGATTGTTTGTAACGAACCCAATAGCTTTAAATCTCTACCATCCGAAGCTAGAGATGTGGCGGTAAACTACTGCAATCGCTCTCAGCAAATTGTCGAATCTAATGGTCTTAGCATTGATAAATTTAACAATATTACTCTCCAGTTACAAAATAATGAAGACTTAAAAAGACAAATTTATAATACTTTAATCCGTCTGCAAAAAGTACCTAATAATCAATAA
- the holA gene encoding DNA polymerase III subunit delta → MPIYVYWGEDDFAIEKAVAILRDRVLDSGWASFNYTTLSPDQADAAITGLNQVMTPPFGAGSRLVWLVNTTICQHCPDNVLSELARTLPVIPEDAFLLLTSRNKPDERLKSTKLLKQFAAEFQEFSLIPPWKTELLVQSVQTTAQAVGVKLTAKAIEILAEAVGNDTRLLYNELEKIQLYAGDSNKPQDIDVVTQLVRNTNQNSLQLAAAMKVGDTAKALAILANLMNACEPSLRIVATLIGQFRTWLWVKLMVESGERNPQAIAQAAEISNPKRIYFLQQEVKSLCVQQLIDCLPLLLELEVNLKQGAAEMLILQTKIIEICQVCQRS, encoded by the coding sequence ATGCCAATTTATGTTTACTGGGGTGAGGACGATTTTGCGATCGAAAAAGCAGTTGCAATTTTACGCGATCGCGTCCTTGACTCTGGGTGGGCAAGTTTTAACTACACTACCCTTTCCCCAGATCAAGCTGATGCTGCGATCACTGGGTTGAATCAAGTGATGACACCACCCTTTGGTGCTGGTAGTCGCTTGGTATGGCTTGTCAACACTACTATTTGTCAACATTGTCCAGACAATGTGTTATCAGAACTAGCACGAACTTTACCAGTAATTCCCGAAGATGCATTTTTATTGCTGACTAGCCGTAATAAGCCTGATGAACGGCTCAAATCTACAAAACTTTTAAAACAATTCGCTGCTGAGTTTCAGGAATTTTCGTTAATTCCGCCTTGGAAAACAGAACTCTTAGTACAATCTGTTCAGACTACTGCCCAAGCTGTAGGTGTAAAATTAACTGCTAAAGCTATAGAAATTTTGGCAGAGGCTGTAGGCAACGATACACGACTACTGTACAATGAGTTAGAGAAAATACAGCTTTATGCTGGTGACAGTAACAAACCACAAGATATAGATGTTGTTACTCAGCTAGTTAGAAATACGAATCAGAATAGCTTGCAATTAGCAGCAGCGATGAAGGTGGGAGATACAGCCAAGGCTTTAGCTATATTGGCAAATCTCATGAATGCTTGTGAACCCTCTTTACGGATCGTTGCTACACTGATTGGTCAATTTCGTACTTGGTTATGGGTAAAGCTGATGGTGGAAAGTGGTGAACGCAATCCTCAAGCGATCGCCCAAGCTGCTGAGATAAGCAACCCCAAGCGTATCTACTTTTTACAGCAAGAAGTTAAATCGCTTTGTGTACAGCAACTTATTGACTGTTTACCCCTACTACTAGAGTTAGAAGTTAATCTCAAACAAGGAGCAGCAGAAATGTTAATTCTCCAAACAAAAATTATAGAAATTTGTCAAGTATGTCAAAGAAGCTAA
- a CDS encoding DUF1868 domain-containing protein: MDDNYQTYLNRVARMTLPEAFGTQVQHILESSKFQPIHNGERQAVSFPGYTVITPTQQEETQNSNFYTQLQSYQQELLQLPVASDLIVPVPPASFHVTLADLIWDSAFCDACEKNPEYEQQLRSCFAEIFQQYQQSLTRRVVHPIRWQMLGLMVMTRAVAVCLVPQDQNSYEEIVNFRRAIYQNPNIMTLGIEQQYHFTAHVTLGYFGEISPNLDRDRLATLLSQLNQQWLLNTPEFLIHRAELRKFDDMTYYYRQADWPALNFS; this comes from the coding sequence GTGGACGACAATTATCAAACCTACCTCAACCGGGTAGCACGGATGACGCTGCCAGAAGCCTTTGGAACTCAAGTCCAGCATATCCTGGAATCTTCCAAATTTCAGCCTATACACAACGGGGAAAGACAGGCTGTGTCTTTTCCGGGTTATACAGTTATTACTCCAACCCAGCAAGAAGAGACACAAAACTCTAATTTTTATACTCAGTTACAGAGTTATCAACAGGAACTTTTGCAGTTACCTGTTGCTAGTGATCTGATTGTACCCGTACCGCCTGCTAGCTTCCATGTAACTTTGGCAGATTTAATTTGGGATAGTGCTTTTTGTGATGCTTGTGAAAAAAATCCTGAATACGAACAACAGTTACGTTCTTGCTTTGCTGAAATTTTTCAGCAATATCAACAATCTTTGACACGACGTGTTGTTCATCCTATTCGTTGGCAAATGCTAGGACTGATGGTAATGACAAGAGCTGTGGCTGTTTGTCTAGTACCGCAAGATCAAAACTCTTACGAAGAAATTGTTAACTTTCGCCGGGCAATTTACCAAAATCCTAACATTATGACTTTAGGTATCGAACAACAGTATCATTTTACTGCCCACGTTACCTTAGGTTATTTTGGGGAAATTTCACCAAATTTAGATCGCGATCGCCTGGCTACTCTATTGTCACAGTTGAATCAACAATGGTTATTGAACACACCAGAGTTTCTGATCCACCGTGCGGAATTACGGAAATTTGATGATATGACCTATTATTACCGCCAAGCAGATTGGCCAGCCCTAAATTTTAGTTAG